In one window of Hymenobacter nivis DNA:
- a CDS encoding penicillin-binding protein 1A, whose protein sequence is MPDYSAATPRRSNGAPAPARPGRYTAFVRTLWVLFVGGALVAGGYVLAVNSNFLNLFGRMPNLKSLENPRSELASEIYSADGMLLGKYFRENRTPAEYKDLPQNLIDALVATEDVRFEQHSGIDPRSIARAVVALGHGGGGSTLTQQVAKVLFKTRPDQPNTLNDGLLNGSGKVGILVAKTKEWLLAIRLERNYTKREILRMYLNTVEYGSNAYGINTAAKTFFNKAPRQLTTPEAATLVGIVNAPGRFSPKVHPDRSRRRRNWVLRQMARAHYIPAAELAADTAQPIVLHYNVENPAKGLAPYFRTEVAKSLLAWARETDHDLYADGLKIYTTLDARMQEHAEAAVNEHLALQQKWFSAHWKGQLPWRDENGQVIPNFLNTAMRRTQRYKSLMNIYEGNRDSVNYYLRKKYKMQVFSWQGEREVLMSPLDSLAYYKRYLQAGFMAMNPLNGQVKAWVGGANFKYFKFDHVRQGKRQPGSTFKPIVYTAAIDQGYSPCYPRPDVPTTFPAVAGRPPYTPQNFEGNYSGRTFTLRQALARSMNSITAWLVLKLTPEVVVGYAKRLGITSPIDAVPSVGFGASDCSIFELCGVYATFVNKGVWTAPVMVTRIEDKNGNVLREFQPQTKEVLSEETAYIMTNMLQASTTEPGGTSTILHTGFKFPYDIGAKTGTTSNYSDAWFMGITPDLVCGMWIGGEDRSIHFRTGAYGQGARLALPLYGIFMKKVYADKDIAINRGPFPLPAKPLSIEIDCSKYTGAAQRDTIPYDQKMAQPDLEGPNKQDI, encoded by the coding sequence ATGCCTGACTACTCTGCTGCTACGCCCCGCCGGTCCAATGGGGCCCCTGCGCCGGCCCGGCCGGGGCGCTACACGGCTTTTGTGCGCACGCTGTGGGTGCTGTTTGTGGGCGGTGCGCTGGTGGCCGGGGGCTACGTGCTGGCCGTGAACAGCAACTTCCTGAACCTGTTCGGGCGGATGCCGAACCTGAAATCGCTCGAAAACCCGCGCTCCGAGCTGGCCTCCGAAATCTACTCCGCCGACGGCATGCTGCTGGGCAAGTACTTCCGCGAGAACCGCACGCCCGCCGAGTACAAAGACCTGCCCCAGAACTTGATTGACGCACTGGTGGCCACCGAGGACGTGCGCTTCGAGCAGCACTCGGGCATCGATCCGCGCAGCATTGCGCGGGCGGTGGTAGCGCTGGGACACGGCGGCGGGGGCTCCACGCTCACGCAGCAGGTGGCCAAGGTGCTGTTCAAAACCCGGCCCGACCAGCCCAATACCCTGAACGACGGCCTGCTGAACGGCAGCGGCAAGGTGGGCATCCTGGTGGCCAAAACCAAGGAATGGCTGCTGGCCATCCGGCTGGAGCGCAACTACACGAAGCGCGAAATCCTGCGCATGTACCTGAACACGGTGGAGTACGGCTCGAACGCCTACGGCATCAATACGGCGGCCAAAACGTTCTTCAACAAGGCCCCGCGCCAGCTGACGACGCCCGAGGCGGCCACGCTGGTGGGCATCGTGAACGCGCCCGGCCGCTTCAGCCCCAAGGTGCACCCCGACCGCTCGCGCCGCCGCCGCAACTGGGTGCTGCGCCAGATGGCCAGGGCCCACTACATTCCGGCCGCCGAGCTGGCCGCCGACACGGCCCAACCCATCGTGCTGCACTACAACGTAGAAAACCCGGCCAAGGGCCTGGCCCCGTACTTCCGTACCGAGGTGGCCAAGTCGCTGCTGGCCTGGGCCCGCGAGACGGACCACGACCTGTACGCCGATGGCCTGAAGATTTACACCACCCTCGACGCGCGGATGCAGGAGCACGCCGAAGCGGCCGTGAACGAGCACCTGGCCTTGCAGCAGAAGTGGTTTTCGGCCCACTGGAAGGGCCAGCTGCCCTGGCGCGACGAGAACGGCCAGGTCATCCCCAACTTCCTGAACACTGCCATGCGCCGCACCCAGCGCTACAAGTCGCTGATGAACATCTACGAAGGCAACCGCGACTCGGTGAATTACTACCTGCGCAAGAAGTACAAAATGCAGGTGTTCAGCTGGCAGGGCGAGCGGGAAGTGCTGATGTCGCCGCTCGACTCGCTGGCCTACTACAAGCGCTATTTGCAGGCCGGCTTCATGGCCATGAACCCGCTGAACGGCCAGGTGAAGGCCTGGGTGGGGGGCGCCAACTTTAAGTACTTCAAGTTCGACCACGTGCGCCAGGGCAAGCGCCAGCCGGGCTCCACCTTCAAGCCGATTGTGTACACGGCGGCCATCGACCAGGGCTACTCGCCGTGCTACCCGCGGCCCGACGTGCCCACCACCTTCCCGGCCGTGGCCGGCCGGCCCCCCTACACGCCCCAGAACTTCGAGGGCAACTACTCAGGGCGCACCTTCACGCTGCGCCAGGCCCTGGCCCGCTCCATGAACTCCATCACGGCGTGGCTGGTGCTCAAGCTCACGCCCGAAGTGGTGGTGGGCTACGCCAAGCGCCTGGGCATCACCTCGCCTATTGATGCGGTACCGTCGGTGGGCTTCGGGGCCTCCGATTGCAGCATTTTTGAGCTTTGCGGGGTGTACGCCACCTTCGTGAACAAGGGCGTGTGGACCGCGCCAGTGATGGTGACGCGCATCGAGGACAAGAACGGCAACGTGCTGCGCGAATTCCAGCCCCAGACCAAGGAGGTGCTGAGCGAGGAAACGGCCTACATCATGACCAACATGCTGCAAGCCAGCACCACCGAGCCCGGCGGCACCAGCACCATCCTGCACACGGGCTTCAAGTTCCCCTACGATATCGGGGCCAAGACCGGCACCACCTCCAACTACTCCGATGCCTGGTTCATGGGCATCACCCCCGACCTGGTCTGCGGCATGTGGATTGGCGGCGAGGACCGCAGCATCCACTTCCGCACCGGGGCCTACGGCCAGGGGGCCCGGCTGGCGCTGCCGCTCTACGGCATCTTCATGAAGAAGGTGTACGCCGACAAGGACATCGCCATCAACCGGGGCCCCTTCCCGCTGCCGGCCAAGCCGCTGAGCATCGAGATTGACTGCTCGAAGTACACCGGCGCGGCCCAGCGCGACACCATCCCGTATGACCAGAAAATGGCCCAGCCCGACCTGGAGGGCCCCAACAAGCAGGATATTTAA
- the uvrC gene encoding excinuclease ABC subunit UvrC — MAASPDLQAQINHLPHRPGVYKYFDDEGIIYVGKAIDLRKRVSSYFNKNDHNKKTQQLVRNIKRLEFTIVDSESDAFLLENNLIKQHQPKYNILLKDGKTYPYLCLTSERFPRLLPTRNKVADGSRYYGPYATGTAMNVLLELIRALYPLRTCTYNLAPANVAAGKFKVCLEYHIGNCKGPCVNLEDEATYNGYITQIKQILNGDLRIPKQYFREQMGRAAQEMQYELAHQFKVKLDKLDAFQAKSTIVSDTLTNIDVFAIASNEKAAFISYMKVMNGSIILTQTLEVTKKLDEPDAEILGPLVMQLRQDFESEAREVLSNVALELPLPGVALAVPQIGDKRKLLELGLKNVLYLRKEKESMNERGKDLNEVRIMETIKKDLRLKDLPKHIECFDNSNFQGDNPVAAMVCFRNAKPSKRDYRHYHIKTVVGPDDFQSMYEVVHRRYRRLSEEGASLPQLVIVDGGKGQLSMAVKALKDLNLWGQIPVIGIAKRLEEIYVPNDPLPIYIDKRSESLRLFQRMRDEVHRFGITFHRSLRDAGTLKTELTDVKGLGPVTAEKLLNKFKSVKKIRELSEAELVAEVGKAKTKVLQAYFDQQEAEPAE, encoded by the coding sequence ATGGCCGCTTCCCCCGATTTACAAGCCCAAATCAACCACCTCCCCCACCGGCCGGGGGTGTACAAGTATTTCGACGACGAGGGCATCATCTACGTGGGCAAGGCCATCGACCTACGCAAGCGGGTGAGCAGCTACTTCAACAAGAACGACCACAACAAGAAGACCCAGCAGCTGGTGCGCAACATCAAGCGCCTGGAATTCACGATTGTGGACTCGGAGTCGGACGCGTTTTTGCTCGAGAACAACCTCATCAAGCAGCACCAGCCCAAGTACAACATCCTGCTGAAAGACGGCAAAACCTACCCCTACCTCTGCCTCACCAGCGAGCGGTTTCCGCGCCTGCTGCCCACGCGCAACAAGGTGGCCGACGGCTCGCGCTACTACGGGCCCTACGCCACGGGCACGGCCATGAACGTGCTATTGGAGCTGATCAGGGCCCTGTACCCGCTGCGCACCTGCACCTACAACCTGGCGCCGGCCAACGTGGCGGCCGGCAAGTTCAAGGTGTGCCTGGAGTACCACATCGGCAACTGCAAGGGCCCCTGCGTGAACCTGGAGGACGAGGCCACCTACAACGGCTACATCACCCAGATCAAGCAAATCCTGAACGGCGATCTGCGCATTCCGAAGCAGTACTTCCGCGAGCAGATGGGCCGCGCCGCCCAGGAGATGCAGTACGAGCTGGCCCACCAGTTCAAGGTGAAATTGGACAAGCTCGACGCCTTCCAGGCCAAAAGCACGATCGTGAGCGACACGCTGACCAACATCGACGTGTTCGCCATTGCCTCGAACGAGAAGGCCGCCTTCATCTCCTACATGAAGGTGATGAACGGCTCCATCATCCTCACCCAGACCCTGGAAGTGACGAAGAAGCTCGACGAGCCCGACGCCGAAATCCTGGGGCCCCTGGTGATGCAGCTGCGCCAGGACTTTGAAAGCGAGGCCCGCGAAGTGCTCTCCAACGTGGCCCTGGAGCTGCCGCTGCCCGGCGTAGCGCTGGCCGTGCCCCAAATCGGCGACAAGCGCAAGCTGCTGGAGCTGGGCCTGAAAAACGTACTCTACCTGCGCAAGGAAAAGGAGAGCATGAACGAGCGTGGCAAGGACCTGAACGAGGTGCGCATCATGGAAACCATTAAGAAGGACTTGCGCCTCAAGGACTTGCCCAAGCACATCGAATGCTTCGACAACTCGAACTTCCAGGGCGACAACCCGGTGGCGGCGATGGTGTGCTTCCGCAACGCCAAGCCTAGTAAGAGGGATTACCGCCACTACCACATCAAAACCGTGGTGGGCCCCGACGATTTCCAGTCCATGTACGAAGTGGTGCACCGCCGCTACCGCCGCCTCAGCGAGGAGGGCGCCAGCCTGCCCCAGCTCGTCATCGTGGACGGTGGCAAGGGCCAGCTCAGCATGGCCGTGAAGGCCCTGAAGGACCTGAACCTATGGGGCCAGATCCCGGTCATCGGCATCGCCAAGCGCCTGGAGGAAATCTACGTGCCCAACGACCCGCTGCCCATCTACATCGACAAGCGGAGCGAGTCGCTGCGCCTGTTCCAGCGGATGCGCGACGAAGTGCACCGCTTCGGCATCACCTTCCACCGCTCCCTGCGCGACGCCGGCACCCTCAAAACCGAGCTAACCGATGTGAAAGGCTTGGGGCCCGTCACGGCCGAAAAGCTACTGAACAAGTTCAAGTCCGTGAAGAAGATCCGCGAGTTGAGCGAAGCCGAGCTAGTCGCCGAAGTCGGCAAAGCCAAAACCAAGGTGCTCCAAGCCTACTTCGACCAGCAGGAAGCCGAGCCCGCCGAGTAA
- the gldN gene encoding gliding motility protein GldN: MKATQTLAIMAASLTLSTAAMAQEQATTASSTGSRRPIPLSDQMFRKSIWRAIDLREKQNKPMFSEGKEISRVILDAVKRGEIQAYRNDSLTSTFTPAEVSSNMSYADKTNELSADEKAAGFSESDLGGGAAADDGWGAPAKKKSTAATTRRPKLGANGKPLKDKRGRVIYETVPAVAAAPVVKVSPVNEYRAKDLYQLELKEDMIFDKKRSRMYHDIKTIGILVPSTLPSNVSGIEKTVGYFKYNDLVKVFRANPQNAIWFNSQNDAQHKNLADAFELWLFNSYITKVSNAGDARLDDIYGGQQQGILAAQQTAADLVEYEYNLWSF, from the coding sequence ATGAAAGCTACCCAAACTCTGGCCATTATGGCCGCCAGCCTGACGCTCAGCACCGCTGCTATGGCCCAGGAGCAGGCCACTACGGCCAGCAGCACGGGCTCGCGCCGGCCGATTCCGCTGTCCGACCAAATGTTCCGCAAAAGCATCTGGCGCGCCATAGACCTGCGCGAGAAGCAGAACAAGCCCATGTTCTCGGAAGGCAAGGAAATTAGCCGCGTCATCCTTGATGCCGTGAAGCGGGGCGAAATCCAGGCCTACCGCAACGATTCGCTAACCTCGACCTTCACCCCGGCCGAAGTGTCGTCCAACATGTCGTATGCTGATAAAACCAACGAACTGAGCGCCGACGAAAAAGCCGCTGGCTTTAGCGAGAGCGACCTGGGCGGCGGTGCCGCCGCCGATGACGGTTGGGGGGCCCCGGCTAAGAAAAAATCAACCGCTGCTACCACGCGCCGGCCTAAGCTGGGTGCCAACGGTAAGCCACTCAAGGACAAGCGCGGCAGGGTAATTTACGAGACGGTACCCGCCGTGGCCGCAGCGCCGGTGGTGAAAGTGTCCCCTGTGAACGAGTATCGGGCCAAGGACCTGTACCAGTTAGAGCTAAAGGAGGACATGATCTTTGACAAGAAACGGTCGCGTATGTACCACGACATCAAGACTATCGGCATCCTTGTGCCATCCACGCTACCGTCCAACGTGTCGGGAATCGAGAAAACCGTCGGTTATTTTAAATACAACGATTTAGTGAAGGTGTTCCGCGCCAACCCGCAGAACGCCATCTGGTTCAACTCCCAGAACGACGCCCAGCACAAGAACCTGGCCGATGCTTTTGAGCTGTGGCTGTTCAACTCCTACATTACTAAGGTGTCGAACGCCGGGGATGCGCGCCTCGACGACATCTACGGTGGGCAGCAGCAAGGCATTCTGGCCGCGCAGCAGACAGCCGCCGATTTGGTGGAGTACGAGTACAACTTGTGGTCTTTCTAA
- the gldM gene encoding gliding motility protein GldM, producing MAGGKETPRQKMIGMMYLVLTALLALQVNSAILLKFKFIDDSLIGVNDKTSAAADGTVKGIEAAVVKNQNQARDKAVLAQSEEIREKTKTMVAYLRDLRDKLVTASDNVKGATEYKNMSAEDKVAITMIGGTKNGLAYPMKAKLNDYSSYIKGYVPSAVPLALDGKEDPLVKTMPEQANKDFAELNFENTPLVAALAVLSQKETEVLKYEADALSAQAQKVGAKTIVFDKIGAFASAESNTVAAGTKYKAELFLTAAASSIHPSMTLNGSSLAVGPDGHGKVEFTARPGSFDASGNAKASWTGTVRFNQNGRDTTFKVLVPYTITKPVMQIQSASVQALYFKCGNKLTVNVPALGAQYKPGFSASGATTITGSKLGDVTLVPNAREVILNVSSGGNAIGSQTFQVRPIPKPEIKCFVGGREANEKQGTPGTAVRSLTLKAVPDAGFLTFLPDDARFRVSSYEVTLVRGKRPAIPTRTISGPDANLSDVVNAYREGDRLYIEVKGVQRMNFQNNVESVNVSRTFNIPLL from the coding sequence ATGGCGGGTGGAAAAGAAACACCGCGGCAGAAGATGATTGGCATGATGTACCTCGTGCTAACCGCTCTGCTTGCGCTGCAAGTGAACTCAGCAATTCTGCTGAAGTTCAAGTTCATCGACGACAGCTTAATTGGTGTGAACGATAAAACATCGGCGGCGGCCGATGGCACGGTAAAAGGCATTGAGGCCGCCGTGGTTAAAAACCAAAACCAGGCCCGTGACAAGGCCGTGCTGGCTCAAAGCGAAGAAATCCGCGAAAAGACCAAGACGATGGTGGCTTACCTGCGCGACCTCCGCGACAAGCTGGTAACGGCTTCGGATAACGTGAAAGGTGCTACCGAATACAAGAACATGAGCGCCGAGGATAAGGTAGCCATCACCATGATTGGGGGCACCAAGAATGGCTTGGCTTACCCAATGAAGGCCAAGCTGAACGATTACTCTTCGTACATCAAAGGCTATGTGCCCTCGGCCGTGCCGCTGGCGCTCGACGGTAAAGAAGACCCGCTGGTGAAAACCATGCCCGAGCAGGCCAACAAGGACTTCGCCGAGTTGAACTTCGAGAATACGCCGCTGGTAGCGGCCCTCGCCGTGCTGTCGCAGAAAGAAACCGAAGTGCTGAAATACGAGGCTGATGCCTTGTCGGCCCAAGCGCAGAAGGTCGGTGCTAAAACCATTGTATTTGACAAGATCGGCGCTTTCGCTTCGGCTGAGTCGAACACGGTGGCCGCTGGCACTAAGTACAAGGCCGAACTGTTCCTGACCGCCGCTGCTTCGAGCATCCACCCGTCGATGACGCTGAACGGCTCGTCGCTGGCCGTGGGCCCCGATGGCCACGGTAAAGTAGAGTTCACGGCCCGCCCCGGTAGCTTCGATGCTTCGGGCAATGCTAAGGCTTCGTGGACGGGTACGGTTCGCTTCAACCAGAACGGCCGCGACACCACCTTCAAAGTGCTGGTCCCTTACACCATCACCAAGCCGGTGATGCAGATTCAGTCGGCTTCGGTGCAGGCCCTGTACTTCAAGTGCGGCAACAAGCTGACCGTGAACGTGCCGGCCCTGGGGGCCCAGTACAAGCCCGGCTTCTCGGCTTCGGGTGCTACTACCATTACAGGCAGCAAGCTCGGCGATGTGACGCTGGTGCCCAACGCCCGCGAGGTAATCCTCAACGTGAGCAGCGGCGGCAACGCCATTGGCTCGCAAACCTTTCAGGTGCGCCCCATTCCTAAGCCTGAAATCAAATGTTTCGTAGGCGGCCGTGAGGCCAACGAGAAGCAAGGAACCCCTGGTACTGCCGTGCGTTCGTTGACGCTGAAAGCTGTGCCGGACGCCGGTTTCTTGACCTTCCTGCCCGATGATGCCCGCTTCCGGGTGTCGAGCTACGAGGTGACGCTGGTGCGCGGCAAGCGCCCCGCTATCCCTACCCGCACGATTTCGGGCCCCGATGCTAACCTGAGCGATGTAGTAAATGCTTACCGCGAAGGTGACCGCCTCTACATTGAAGTGAAAGGCGTGCAGCGCATGAACTTCCAGAATAATGTGGAGTCCGTGAACGTATCGCGCACTTTCAACATTCCGCTGCTGTAA
- the gldL gene encoding gliding motility protein GldL, translating to MAAKKNFLYDDVMPKVYGIGAAVVIIGALFKILHWKGADIMLMVGLGTEAVIFFLSAFQPHQSDHDWSLVYPELSEGYDPSTNDNRFRDSKPNGLTGKLDDMLKNANVTPEALANLGQGLNRLSTTTAQLGQLGDATNVTDEYTKKVRTAADSLDKINVAYSNTAAAITSLADATGDAKEYHQQVQNVTKNLGALNAVYEMELQDANTHLKSMNQFYGTLGKAMDNMTQAGKDTEQFQKQVADLTGNLTSLNRVYGNMLSAMRVPAQA from the coding sequence ATGGCCGCTAAAAAGAATTTTCTATATGACGATGTGATGCCCAAGGTGTATGGCATCGGTGCTGCAGTAGTTATTATTGGTGCACTATTTAAAATTCTGCACTGGAAAGGTGCTGATATTATGCTTATGGTGGGCTTGGGCACGGAAGCCGTTATCTTCTTCCTGAGCGCTTTCCAGCCCCACCAATCCGACCACGATTGGTCGCTGGTGTACCCCGAACTGAGCGAAGGCTACGACCCCAGTACCAATGACAACCGTTTCCGCGACAGCAAGCCGAACGGCCTGACTGGTAAGCTGGACGACATGCTGAAAAACGCCAACGTAACCCCCGAAGCCCTTGCTAACCTGGGCCAGGGCCTGAACCGCCTCAGCACCACTACGGCTCAGTTGGGCCAGTTGGGCGATGCTACCAATGTGACCGACGAGTACACGAAGAAAGTACGTACCGCCGCCGATTCGCTCGACAAAATCAACGTGGCTTACTCGAACACCGCGGCGGCTATTACGTCGCTGGCCGATGCTACGGGCGACGCTAAAGAGTATCACCAGCAGGTGCAGAACGTGACTAAGAACCTGGGGGCCCTGAATGCGGTGTACGAAATGGAATTGCAGGACGCCAACACGCATCTCAAGTCCATGAACCAGTTCTACGGTACGCTGGGCAAGGCCATGGACAACATGACCCAGGCCGGCAAGGACACTGAGCAGTTCCAGAAGCAAGTGGCCGACCTGACCGGCAACCTGACCTCGCTTAACCGGGTGTACGGCAATATGCTGAGCGCAATGCGCGTTCCTGCCCAAGCCTAA
- a CDS encoding SUMF1/EgtB/PvdO family nonheme iron enzyme, with product MNKLLALSLFALSGALLGGCSFSKGFEGELVGAQDRPYYNPQEVPFGMVPCPGGTFHMGQTDQDISASMVNMNKQVTIAGFYMDETEITNNKYRQFIEAIKQDSLDVLGEEYVMTELYPDTTVWVRDFTYHMGDPLLEYYYTHPAFDDYPVVGVDWFAAKYFCNWRTKYRNATREERGDAADPNFRLPSEAEWEYAARGGREGATYPWGGPYLRNTKGCMLANFKPGRGDYVSDGYAYTSEVGSFFPNDFGLYDMSGNVAEWCDDAYMEASVPVVWDLNPTNPDDNEPRKVVRGGSWKDIAYFLETGTRNFEYQDSARSYIGFRCSMIQIGMGSNSKLN from the coding sequence ATGAATAAGTTATTAGCATTATCCCTGTTCGCGCTTTCTGGAGCCCTTTTGGGGGGTTGCAGCTTTAGCAAGGGCTTCGAAGGCGAATTAGTCGGCGCACAGGACCGGCCTTATTACAATCCTCAAGAAGTACCTTTTGGAATGGTACCCTGCCCGGGCGGTACCTTTCATATGGGCCAGACGGACCAGGACATTTCCGCGTCGATGGTGAACATGAACAAGCAGGTGACTATCGCCGGCTTTTACATGGACGAGACGGAAATCACTAACAATAAATACCGTCAGTTCATCGAAGCAATCAAGCAGGACTCGCTGGATGTGCTCGGTGAGGAATACGTGATGACGGAATTGTACCCTGACACGACGGTGTGGGTACGCGACTTTACCTACCACATGGGCGACCCCCTGCTGGAATATTACTACACCCACCCGGCGTTCGACGATTATCCAGTGGTAGGCGTGGATTGGTTCGCGGCAAAATACTTTTGCAACTGGCGCACCAAATACCGCAACGCTACCCGCGAAGAGCGTGGCGATGCCGCCGACCCCAACTTCCGCTTGCCCTCGGAGGCTGAGTGGGAGTACGCTGCCCGCGGTGGCCGCGAAGGCGCTACCTATCCTTGGGGCGGCCCTTACTTGCGCAATACCAAAGGCTGCATGCTGGCCAACTTCAAGCCCGGCCGCGGCGACTATGTCAGCGATGGCTACGCCTACACCTCAGAAGTGGGCTCGTTCTTCCCCAACGATTTCGGCTTGTATGATATGTCGGGCAACGTAGCCGAGTGGTGCGACGATGCTTATATGGAAGCTTCGGTGCCCGTGGTGTGGGACTTGAACCCCACCAACCCCGACGACAACGAACCCCGCAAAGTGGTGCGCGGCGGCTCGTGGAAAGACATTGCTTACTTCCTCGAAACCGGTACCCGCAATTTCGAATACCAAGACTCGGCCCGCTCCTACATCGGCTTCCGCTGCTCGATGATTCAAATCGGTATGGGTTCCAATTCCAAGCTCAACTAA
- a CDS encoding PorP/SprF family type IX secretion system membrane protein → MKKSLLALLLLAGGAAPALAQQQPQFTHYGFNGMYLNPAYAGIKGQGEVNLIGRYQYYNLTNSRGDANGAPRTGLITASLPILALNGGVGLAVSYDQAGEVRVTNTALSYSQHVKLGAGKLGFGIQGTFTYISAGTFVAIDPIDPYIPYNGSDRKFDAGAGIWYESPKFYAGLSANNLLRSTYHFANQYGNSVPSYLGENHAYFTAGYNIEASSSVVVTPTILAKAVLPGNSGSSNKFGNTKNYSFEGGLRATLDDKYWIGANYRLQESVSGLIGLSFAKDNAIRVGYAFDFVAFNQDARALSSHEILLSYRLPKPGLILRPAIRTPRYSF, encoded by the coding sequence ATGAAAAAAAGCTTACTTGCCCTTCTCCTACTGGCCGGTGGCGCAGCTCCGGCCCTGGCACAACAGCAGCCCCAGTTCACCCACTACGGCTTCAATGGCATGTACCTCAACCCGGCGTACGCCGGCATTAAGGGGCAGGGCGAGGTTAACCTGATCGGCCGCTACCAATACTACAATCTCACTAATAGCCGGGGCGACGCCAACGGAGCCCCCCGCACGGGCTTGATTACGGCCTCGCTGCCCATTCTGGCCCTCAACGGCGGCGTGGGGCTGGCCGTGAGCTACGACCAAGCCGGGGAAGTACGGGTGACCAACACCGCTTTGTCGTATTCGCAGCACGTCAAGCTGGGGGCCGGTAAGCTGGGTTTCGGCATTCAGGGCACGTTCACCTACATCAGCGCGGGTACGTTCGTGGCCATTGATCCCATCGACCCTTACATTCCTTACAATGGGTCCGACCGCAAGTTTGATGCGGGGGCCGGCATTTGGTACGAGTCGCCAAAGTTCTATGCCGGTTTGAGCGCCAACAACTTACTGCGCTCCACTTATCACTTCGCCAACCAGTACGGCAATTCGGTTCCTTCTTATTTAGGAGAAAATCACGCTTATTTCACGGCAGGATACAATATTGAGGCATCTTCTTCCGTTGTTGTTACGCCCACGATTCTAGCCAAGGCCGTACTGCCCGGCAATTCTGGATCGAGCAACAAGTTTGGTAACACAAAAAATTATTCTTTTGAAGGAGGGCTACGGGCCACCCTTGATGATAAATATTGGATAGGTGCAAACTATAGGCTACAAGAATCCGTTTCGGGCTTAATTGGATTAAGCTTTGCTAAAGACAATGCAATTCGCGTAGGCTACGCTTTTGATTTTGTTGCATTTAATCAAGATGCGCGAGCCCTCAGTTCCCACGAAATTTTGCTCTCGTACCGCCTGCCTAAGCCCGGATTGATTCTCCGGCCGGCCATCCGCACGCCCCGCTACAGTTTCTAG